DNA sequence from the Vicia villosa cultivar HV-30 ecotype Madison, WI linkage group LG3, Vvil1.0, whole genome shotgun sequence genome:
TCAAGAAACTGCAAAGGTCATTTACTCACTCCagatggtttggatattgaagctaggtaatcatctcttgtacatatgtggaaattgcttggggctcccgattgagggataagcaagacgtactcttatcttgagcattgcatcactcgcattgctcgaatccctaaagtgaggcaaaaatttacaactcttggatatcttcgttggagttctcttttgaagtaatctgaagtgtttggaagaaaCACATGACAATGCTAAGTGACTACCATGCTGGAGCACAaagccattcaactgaggattgtgtgTCGTTCACTCCAAGAGGTTCATGTCTCGAAAGGGTATCAAAATTtcagaaagtattcaagagcaacaagtccagacggagtcaagtctcctcaataatggcagccattcagttcttcattgcattctcattcgtaacatttcattgtttgtttaagcattgctagcatgtaaaaacttgttaatttctgaataaaaatcataatgcattgtttatgtttgtcttgaagaaacccattcgttttcactcataaaatgtttttggcattacgataccaactttactaatcacttgcttaggcaaagagcggagggagaatgatgaaaaataaaaatgcaaaatctccaattgtgtgcttttgaataaaatcctactgaggatgtacatgcattgtttcaaatccccaaacaccggagatataagggagatagaccctcgtcaacccctttgagccttggagaaggagtttcttttctaatcataaagacccttattttaaccttggggcagggtagtgtccatttaacttgatcgagtgttcaaaactcaccaaaagggtatgcgtccaaggatacaacaatggttatcctccaaaaggttgaggaatgtcaaaaccgcaatgattatccttagtccatcaagagatcaagagatgacgataccacaatggtaatccttcatcaaatcaaaggagtgaggcagtcgcaatcacctccaacgaatcaaagactatgcgaggtcacacgacttgttcaaaaaaaaaaaagagagcaaaaaaaaatggcgaaaaaataatgaaaataaaagatgaaaagaaaatggcaaaagaaaaagaggtcgaaattgccaagcaagaacaaagtcgtgtgatcatgaatcagaagaataaaaggtgagcgaccgccatgtccaaagaacctcattgattcctcaaccatttcaaaattccttgtgagggatgaacactcgtatcAAGCTAaattgaacataggactggagaacatcatgaagggggtgggtacaaataattttgagcctaaaaatcctttgtttctaaaaccgtgaacccggccaagttacaacccttaaaagtcctaattgaagtagggtttattttgaaagcaccctccaatgagatagcgtttaactgactcccaatgaagtgaaacccatatccatgttggtaccgtatgcttgctttatcttccatatgcaaaaatcgaggttgtgtcaactagtgattcggtcacaagaggtcgcaacctcatttcataaagagttttacaacttcaagactaacataggctttgcattataattatcattcttagaattaacattcttttgcatacaaatatgtgcttaacatcaaggaaattaccatggTGAGAATCAGTGAATAACTTGACTATGTCAAAGTACGAAAGACTTGAGAACTCTGAGGAGTAAAAgccaatcatttcaaatgttgaccatcaaggggcaggttctctaaaaaaactctgttgggcatgaacagttaatgcttcctttgattaccctgaggggaagagtttgaagactccgttgagcgtggtaaagtttgtTTCCATGTttatttgacttcaaaacaaagaaagcctgAGGATTCTAGCAAGATGTatctaatcaggggcaattgaatcgaggtttgacctctcaaattcaacatatctagggaaatcatgtcgataaatctcttcaagcttcgatcaatctggggcagttaagtcgagattcgacaaatctctccaaggatcctttggggcaaattcctccataagtcacgaagcttggggcacaattctgagttttttgtcgcgccccgaccataggagtttatttctcctagaaatttggtctctccccaagcataggagtttatttctcctgagagtttgttccattcctcaagcataggagtttatttctcctaggagttgatctacttccctaaccaaggctcattacctggatctctcatccccaacatggtgatcgagagaatctcctcaagttgaaaatcttccaagcagtggcacatggtgagaggtcagaagttattctacactccacaagccaacaaccagaaggggcatcttgcaagtcaaagaccaatatctattggcacctccacatggtccttaacactaaggggattctccctggtgtttacctcactaatgcctttatttggcactctgcatatagtgttcattgcatataacattgcatcctcaaaagcgtagcatatccgtcaaagcggatcattacgccatagaaaaattcaaacatgcatacaaagcttaagccagataatacaaatcagcatccaatcaagacaatgatacttccccacataaaaagttgtccttacaaactccaattgatatctgctactacattacaaatctccttatgccacggtgccgatacctggtatccttaatccccaaaagaagtctcattttctctctctccaacatggatcggatgcaatgtctttcttcatcagaatcgttgtctccgaggttatttcccgtatgctgcgtgcatattagagcgtgaatgagggtgggcattcaacccatctcatttttcaatcgtttgaataaccatacttggtgtgtggcaattcgaacgattgccgctcttgaagagttacaccccgcctttggcctgagggattaatgtaattcttatgcttcgcaaacaTCAGTATCTCCGTAATTCCCAGTGGTTACTTCCATCTTCTTGtcaagtctagtcgttactagtcttgtcgtggttatttcccgtgtgctgcgtgcaaattagagtgcgaatgagggtgggcattcaacccatctcatttttcaatcgtttgaataaccatacttggtgtgtggtaattcgaacgattgccactcttgaagagttacaccccgcctttggcctgagggattaatgtaattcttatgcttcgcaagcatcaacatcttcgtgattatgtcttttgatcgagtctagtcgtcactagtcttcgtGGTCcctttccctcgtacgggaaaactttttagatccaacccccatgttatgtatcctttgccttccgtcctggcaaaccatttcaaaactaagTCCCAATCcctaacctcagtgttgatattaattctttcttcccttgacctcagtgtcgatacctttcttttccaacctcagtgttgatgtctatcctttccttgtccaacctcagtgttgatgcctatcattccttcgccgacctctgcgtcgatgccaatcgtcattcacaacctcagtgttgatgtttatcttttctcgtcacaaccttagtgttgatgtcctcgacctcagtgtcgacgcctttcctttcacaacctcagtgttgatgtcctcgacctcagtgtcgacgcctttcctttcacagcctcagtgttgatgtcccccaacctcagtgctgatatgctccaacctcagcgttgatgtcctccaaccccagtgttgatgcctatcattccTTCGCCGACCTCTacgtcgatgccaatcgtcattcacaacctcagtgttgatgtttatcttttctcgtcacaacctcagtgttgatgtttatcctcatccttttcaattcttgtggatcgtaggtccgctgaccttatcctcatctttttcatttcttgtggatcgtaggtccgttgaccttatcctcatctttttcatttcttgtggatcgtaggtccgttgaccttatcctcatctttttcatttcttgtggatcgtaggtccgttgaccttatcctcatctttttcatttcttgtggatcgtaggtccgttgaccttatcctcatctttttcatttcttgtggattgtaggtccgttgaccttatcctcatctttttcaattcttgtggatcgtaggtccgttgaccttatcctcatctttttcattccttgtggatcgtaggtccgttgaccttatccccatctttttcattcttgtggatcgtaggtccgttgaccttatcctcatctttttcatttcttgtggatcgtaggtctgttgaccttatccccatctttttcaattcttgtgggtcgtaggtccgttgaccttaccctagtttcgagtcacggatcgtaggtcctacctttccatcaaacccgtattttccaaccacagtttcatacaacaatcatttccattgagaaccttgtattggcaccttggctacgttacaagctaccccatttcaaccccttaccataaactttcccatcagaaaaaacaaaaatttctctttccccagcagatatcaaaacaaaaataaggataacacttacaccatcttctctttaggacaaatttctggtactttgatatttattcttcttctacctcgaatgctcgaaaggctagcgccaatctcgccttcgggtttaagatgattaaataggggcagctgtcataccccaaatttgtcctaccctttcaattttatctggtttaggctcatgcatttcatagtctcatgtacatacctcccattaggtcattaacataactcatgcattaattaatcaataacttgGCTTTGGGATCAAGGCTTGGAAGTTAGGGTTGTTACTTCACTAAAGCTCGATTCCTATGGTTCTTCTTTGAGTATTAGAGTGTGAAGACTAGGTTTCACAATGTGCATTGTGGACTTCTTTCTCATCAAGCTACAAGGGCTACTCTTCATCCAAGTGAGATCAAGGTCTTTCATATGAGGATTTCTTTGAGGCCGTGGGATCAGGTTGTGGTCATTCATTTGATTATAAACCCCCAAATACTTGAAGCACAAGTCATCATGCAGATCATGGTTGAATTGGTGGAGGCGACATAAAGCCTTCATTTTGTTGGTTTATGTCAATAATTGAACAAGTTGAAAGAATAAGTGCAAAGTTACCTAAGGTTTGAACACTCAAAGCAATGTGACTTAAGTTTAAATGTTGGAAGAAAGTGGTGGAAACATGGTTTAACAAGATGCGAAGTTCAGGAAAAATGAGCTTTTAACAAAGTCTAAATATCATTCATGCACAACGTGATTCATTCAAGTATCAATTGCTGtccaaagattcaaattcaaaaccaaatacacatcattcaaaatccatccaCATTTACACAAAATTCAAGTCTAAGTTATTTTCGCCATTACATTCCatcaaaaaaaagaaatacaaaaGAAAAGCTTATGCTAAACTATACTCCTCTTCATGCTTCAATATATTCCAAGATCCCTGCAACTCTTCATGCTTCAATATATTCCAAGATCCCTGCAACCGCTTCATGGTCCCTGCCTCTTAACCCATTCCAATTCCGCatgataaaacaaaacaaaataaaacgaaGTCGGTTCAGCCAAGGTTTAAGAAAAAAATCAGAAAACTCTGTAACAGAAGGTCAGGAGAAGAGAGAACATAACAACGGTACCACGGTTTCTCCATGTTCAGCCCTGCATCAAACATTCATAATTTCGATTAAGTCTTGCATTCACCTCAGTATGTACACAACATTCAATTGATTCACATTTATCCAAAGCTAATACaaattctgcatcaatacacacATCAAATAACCAAGACAGTTCCAAGAAGACATTTAAGTCCATACCAGTTCAGTACCTCTGTTCCGCTTGAAGAAATTACAGTCAGACGCGCTTCCCGATCGGCTAGTATACCATCAGATCCAGCAACTTGACAACAGGCTTGGGTGCAGCAAAACTGGCAGCATTGTATCAATCTCAAACTAATCCTGAATCAGTTGACTTTGTCAGAACAATCCCTGCATAAGAGAGAGCGTATCAGTTCGGAAGTTTCTAAACATAACCGACACTTAGCCTCATGACAGCTCCAATTCACTTCAGTTTACATCATCTAAAGCACATACATTCACACCATCAAGACAGTTCACTACAGAGTTCAGTAGCATTGTAAATAACTTTTAAcagatttatttgaattttgctACACAGCTACGCATCCATACACAATTCAAGATAGCAGCAACAAAAATCAGCATACTAACTGCCTTCCAATCCTCACAACTGTCAAAACCAAGTATATAACTAACAACCCAGTGTCTCTAACCAACCTTCTAACAGAATAATAACAAACCTATAACTACCTATAACCACCCATAACAGAATGTAACCACCTCAGAACTAACTCTCAAGTAGCTTATAACTGAATTCAAACGCTCAATCCTCCCCCTCCAATTCTCCTAACTGATTTCAATCCTAGGGCTACCAATCATTCTCCTCTAACTGAAACTTCTCAATCTCTAACTGATTTCTCATCATCTCAACTTCTATATAACATAACATCTTCACTTTCACTCGGATCCACCTTCACACGCCATTTCACACACCACAATCTTCAACCTATCACTCTTCATCTCTCATCTCTCAGTCACTCTCTCTGAACGATTCTCTCAATCTGCACCACTCTCTTTGTATCTCCCAAACATCACTACAAGCTCAATCCACCATTGAAGGATCTTCAACCTTTGAAGATCCATTCAATTGAGCATAAGCCTCAACACTCATCTCACCGCAACAATAACGATTCACACACAGAGAAAATTGCCAGAAAGAAGAAGAATAGCATAAGAATTCGAGAAGAAAAACAAGAGGAAGAGCAAGGCGAAACGGAGAAGAGAAGGAACAAGAGATACTCACCAGCTCGAGTTCACCGGAAGATTCATCTTCACCGCCGCGCCGGAATATCAAAAACTCCGATCAGGTTCTTTTACGCGTCTTCCTCGTTCAATTGTGCATGTTATAGCTTGCTCTGATGTTCATAAGTGATATTCTGTTTGAGTCGTTGCTAATTTTGCTTGAATCCGGGATAACTAGAACTTAGGGCTTGACAATTGAATTCCTCGATCCGGTCAAATGAAGGAGTTTCAGTGCAATCTGGTGAAGGAATTAAGTTCACGGCGTGATTTTAGGTTAGGTTTGTGTTTAGGTGGCGTCGGTTGAAGGAGATGGCAACGGCGGTGGCGGTGGCATTCCACCGGAAATCGCTCCGGCGAGGGGAATTTGAGAGTGGGATAGAGATAGGTTAATTTTGAAGTTGAATCGTCACCTAaccctttttttttcttcctttttaattttgttataattcaatttttattttttattaaaatctgaATAAAGTTTAGAATCATGAGGGATTAATTCACAACCTCCTGGGCCTGTACATGAAGCGCTATCCACACCCCACTCTGGCCCATGCGTTTTTTGGTTGGTTGAACAAAAACTCTAAAAAAATCATCCTCGGGCCGGAGCGCCATTGTTGCTGGCCGCACCCCACTTTGGCCCATACACCCCTTTTGTGAACAAAACAAAACGCCTTTGGGCTTCCTTCTGCTAGGCCTGGGCAATTTTTGGACTTTACACCCCATTGCTAGATTTTTACCCCCTCTGGGCCCTTATTTTCCTTATTAGTTTTTAACATagttttctcttatttttcttaGTGATAAAAACAgtaaaatcaataaaacttgttagacttttagatcatttttaggaattaatcttggtccctttaattgataatttttcacataaaaaacctataaaaaaatagatagttttttttgttaattcaaaagtggtttctaacatgaataaaaatttcttgtgaatattttcctctttagtttagattttaactctctttttgtgaatatttgcatattttgtgaaataccaaaaatGCCCTTAGTTGTTAAAACAACTCCTTTTTTAGTTAATCTCCTCTAGATTTTAGTTTAGACTTTAGGTAACAACAATAACTCTAGGTTTAGagattaggctagtctccccttttctcattttcttttcttttacaacattaaaacatctaataaatgcttgattaaaatccccataaaaaatacaaagaaaacacctaaaaaacattaataaaaaagtgaaaatcattaaaaagggaatggaagcttggatctcccttgctttagggaatcattcgagtgcttggatctcccttgctttagggttccattcgggcgtaagttcccaaaagtctaaaagacacaaaccaaagagtaactcgagtttcccttgctttagggatttcctcgaaacactcaaactctctctctttctctcctttcttaagggcattgttatctccgctctattgcatcctaggctgtccccttatgcaagagcgcgagcgttaactccgcccaactaaaaaacacaaaaacaaacaaaactatggagccgaactacggcgctctgattcctgaaaaggatacgtaggcatcaagtcgcggggcttgaacgagcacatttgtaaatattccttcttttccccgtatttctttttgcattcattcacatataggtagacatagtacacaccctttagatagaaacaaacataggtggataccatcgagtacgatgggcgcgaggggtgctaataccttcccattgcgtaaccgactcccgtaccttgattctctagtcgcaagaccctgttccttcctttgttaggttttctgatattcctttcccttatgggataaatatattggtggcgactctgttcatttttcgcgagcgtgcgacactagactcatagaaattacaattggTAAGCATAATTTTCCCGATAAACGACGATCTCCATATAAGAGCTTTACAACTCCACACAACATCTCTTGAGTTCCAAGACGCATTGTTAAAGACTCTCCCATTAATATAATCTCTTGCTTTCCGAACAATATCCACAAAATATACACTTTAAATCATTCGAAGAAAAAGACATACCTTTAGTCACCAAAAGATCTTTCATTGGAAGCCTATTATGAAGTAGTCTCCACCCAAAAGCCTTTATCTTAAATGGCACTTCCATTTCCCACAAAAGACCAAACATTTCCTCATGCTTAAAGAAGGACCATATGGTATACGAAGTTTCTCGTAGAAATCATAACAAGATGCTACTGAGAACTCCTTCTCCGAATTACCCAACCACTCAACTTCATCTTTACCCTCCTTCCACCCTTCAAACGCCGCCAACCCCCCTTAAAGAAATGATGTCCGCGGCCAAAAAAGTGTTCGCCGCGTCGTGACCGTAAATCCCAACATCCCCCATAGCCAATTACCATTCACCCATCCACCCATGACGGCCACCGACACAACCTTTAGGCGGGAAGCAAGAAATAATTCTGGATGAACCTCTTTTAAAGTTTTGTCTTCCAACCATAAAGCTTCCCAAAAAGGAGTATTAAAACCATCATGAATAATAAATCTACCACAAGCAACAATGGGATCAATTAAAGAAGAGGAATAGATCTTTAAAATATCCTTCCACCATACGGAACAAGTGGAAGGAACATTTGACTCTCTTACCATTCCAAAAGCCTTTGAAGATAAATCACCGTAACGCGCTTTCAAAATTTTATACCACAAACAATTTTGACCTTGAAGAATCCGCCACCTCCATTTATTAAGAAGAGCCACATTAAACGTAGCCAAGTTCTTAACGCCTTAACCAATAAATACATCTTCTATCTTCCACTCCTCCCCATAAAAACTTACTTTGAATGCTATTAAATTTTCTCACCACCTTTGCCGGCATCTTTAAAAAGATACATAGTAAAAATACACAACGAACTAAGCACGAACTTGAGAAGAGTAATTCTATCGCCCAAATTCAAGCAGCGATTCGTCCAATCTTCCAACCGATTCTTCAACTTAAGAAAAAAAGGATGCCAAGTAGTTTCCTTCCTAGGACTGAATCCAATTGGGATACCAAGAAAATAAAAGCTACTATCTTCCAATTTACAAGAAAGAAAGTGGGAAACCACCTCTAAAAAATGAGAGTTAGAATTAATACCAATCAACTTACTTTTATGGTAATTAATGCCAAGCCCCGACACCACTTCAAAGGCTCTAAGAACCGCTCTAACCGCCCAAACATGTTTCCAATTACCATCCCCCACGATtagagtgtcatccgcaaattgaagaacgTCCACCTTACAAGCGCCTTTTATAGAGTAACTTTGAAATTCTCCCACTTCAATTGACTTTCTAACAAGCCCCGTAAGACCTTCCGTCACCAAGACAAAAATAAAAGGAGAGAGAGGATCTCCTTGCCTCAAACCTCTAAAAACTTTAAACTCCTTAGTAGGATTACCGTTAACTAGCACCGACATGTTGCTAGAAAACACCAAAAGTTCCATCTACTTCTTCCACTTTTCCCTAAAGCCCATTCTACAAATAACCTTATCATAAGATTTTTCAAAGTCCACTTTAAAGAGCATGTAATTACTACCTTCTTTCCTAGCATAATCCGCCACTTCATTCGCCACTACTACACCATCTAATAATTGTCTACCGGGAACAAAAACACTTTGTGAAGGAGAAATAATAGAATTGAGAACTAATTTCAATCTCCCCGCCAAAAGTTTACCACTACCTTGTACAAACATCCCACCAAGCAAATGGGTCTATAATCGTCCAACCCAATCGGATTCTTAGATTTCGAGATAAgattaaaaaaagaagaagtaatCGCTTTAGAGATAGAGCCACCGTTAAAGAAATAGTTGAAAAAGATGATAGAGTCATCTTTGATGAAGTgccaacatttatttataaaaagaaaGGAATAGCCATCTGGACCCGGACTCTTATTCCCACCACAATCCCAAACTGCCTTCTTAATCTCATACTCCGTGAACGGTTTTTCAAGCCCCACCGCCTCCTCGGAACTAATAGCCTTAAAATCAATACCATCCAATAAAGGTCTCACCTCTTCCGGTTCTATGAATTTATTTCCAAAATGATGAAAAACCTCCTCCCTAACATCTTCCACCGACTCCACCAAGCCTCTCGAAGAGAGAATATGACCTATATGATTATGTCTTCTCCTTTGTTTCATCACTTTGTGGAAAAAACCACTATTCGAATCCCCCTCCTTAAGCCAAGAcaatttagatctttgaagaagCATATTCTCTTTTATCCTTAAATTCCTCCAAAGTCTACTCGAAGCTTCCTTTCTAAACATTAAATCACCATCAAAAGAGTCAAAGGAATTGGGATCCAACCTTTCATCAGCAATATTGATGTCACGCACTCCTTCTTCAATCTCTAAATCGATCTCCCCAAACACCTCCCTATTCCACATTTTGAGTTTGTCTTTTAAGAGCCTAAGCTTTTCCTTAAGGATAAAGTCTCCTCTTTCTTCCACCTTCAAAGCTTTCCATTCTTTTTCAACAAAAGGAATGAAAGAATCGAGTGCGAACCATTCATTGTTGAATTTGAACGGTCTTGGACCCCAATCTTGATTATCCACCATAGTTCAATTGGGACAATGATCTGATATGTCTCTATCTCCAAAAAATTGACCAATCACTTCCCATCTATTCACCACAACACTCGATAAAAGAAACTGGTCAATCCTACTCTTTGACTTACCATCCCCGGTATACCAAGAGAATTTTTTCTCTTTTCAAGAAACATCAACCAAATCGCTTTTACATATAAATTCCGAAAATAACTTCATTTCTTTCTTATTCAACAAAACCCCCTTCCTCTCCTTTCTCTACCATTCTTGATAGTATTGAAATCACCTCCCAAGATCCACTCACCATCAACAAAAATATTCTTCAATTCTAACAACTCTTCCCACATAGATTTCTTCTTATTCATGTCGCACGAAGAATTAACATTTACCACATAATAAAGATTCTCCTTCCACAACACTTTAATACCCAAAAATCCTTCACCTTAAAAACCACTCAACACCGACATACTATCGTTCTTCCACAAAGTAATCAATCCCCCCGATCCTCCCTCCGAATTAGAGAACGAAAAATCAATATTCATGGATTTACAAAAACTATTAGCAATAACCTCATTCATACTAGTCACCTTTGTCACTTGAATAAAAAAATGTCCGTTTTACCTTTAATAATAATGGAACTAATTTTCCTTCGTTTGAGTGCATTCACTCCCCCTCTAATATTTAATGATCTGATAATCATTGAACAACTTTATTGTTCGCCTTCATTCCTTCCTCTTCAGTTTCTCTCCCTTGCTCCAAGTCTACAATCCTACTAACTAACTTGTTCTGCCCCTCCGCGTCTACTACTCCCAAAGAAACAATAGCCACCCATAATTTTCCCCCCATATCTCGGTTCACAAACTCCCATTGCCTCCCATTGTTTCTTTGAATGTCCGAATCTTCCGTGTGATTTCCATAATATTCCGTAGCCCGACCATTAAGAAAACTCCCAACCTCCGCAATACTGAGCTAAGGCAATTTTCCTTTTCCTTTGTGATTTATCACCTTACTTCTAGCCTTCACATAATCCCAGGCAATCCCCGAATTTCTCAGATTCTTCACCCCTGTCGAAACTCTACATCCACCTTTACCCAATCCAACCAAATCATTCAGATTTTTAATTTTCAGTCTTTTCCCTCCAGACCTGCCCCCACATATCTCCGCTGAGCATTTAACAACATACGGGCTTGGAGTATCGTGATTCTGCCAGCAAAATAGAGTGTCTGCTACCTTACTGCAAGTTCCTATCGCTTTATCAGTGCTGCCTTGCTTTAAGAAACCACCAGAACTGTGAGCCCAAGAACTTGAAAAAGCTGTAAAATTTCCCTTCGAATTTTCACCGTTCTTGCCCGACCCTGTACCTCCTCCAGCCTTAGCTTTTCGTATGTTAGCTAAAGAAATATCAAACACACATCCAGCCTCTTTGGAACTTTGTTTGACAATATTGTCTCCCCAAATAGCATAACTCTATCCGAAACCTGCATATCCTTGTGGACCTAACCTTCGTCTGCTGAGAATTGTTCAATGTTTTCTTTATTGCAATTCGA
Encoded proteins:
- the LOC131659065 gene encoding uncharacterized mitochondrial protein AtMg01250-like, which codes for MSVLVNGNPTKEFKVFRGLRQGDPLSPFIFVLVTEGLTGLVRKSIEVGEFQSYSIKGACKVDVLQFADDTLIVGDGNWKHVWAVRAVLRAFEVVSGLGINYHKSKLIGINSNSHFLEVVSHFLSCKLEDSSFYFLGIPIGFSPRKETTWHPFFLKLKNRLEDWTNRCLNLGDRITLLKFVLSSLCIFTMYLFKDAGKGGEKI
- the LOC131659066 gene encoding uncharacterized protein LOC131659066, encoding MVDNQDWGPRPFKFNNEWFALDSFIPFVEKEWKALKVEERGDFILKEKLRLLKDKLKMWNREVFGEIDLEIEEGVRDINIADERLDPNSFDSFDGDLMFRKEASSRLWRNLRIKENMLLQRSKLSWLKEGDSNSGFFHKVMKQRRRHNHIGHILSSRGLVESVEDVREEVFHHFGNKFIEPEEVRPLLDGIDFKAISSEEAVGLEKPFTEYEIKKAVWDCGGNKSPGPDGYSFLFINKCWHFIKDDSIIFFNYFFNGGSISKAITSSFFNLISKSKNPIGLDDYRPICLVGCLYKVVVNFWRGD